The Flavivirga eckloniae genomic interval TACATTTTTCTTTCTCTTCTGTAGTAATCTTTAGTTTTACATTTACAACTTCCTCAACTGAAAATCCACATAAAATTTTATTGAGTACCAGATCGCTTTCTTGCATCCTTTCTTCTCCTGTTACCAAATACTGTGTAAGTAAAATGGCTTTATGTTGGTCCATTCTGTTTGTCCAATTCCCTTCGTAACTACATAAATTCAATTGGTTCAAAAGCCCTTTTATAAAAGGATGTAACAGTATTAGCCCTGCATTTTTAATGTAATGGTTGTCTCCTAAATCAACCTCCTTTTTAACCTTATTTATTAAAGCGTTGTTTTCCAGAATATCTTCTTCCAACTTTTTAAATGCACTTTTATACCCTGTGCTACCAGTGTTACTATGTGCTATTATTTTTTCGAAGAAATCTTTGGTTTGGGGTGTGCTGTATTTGTCTTCTAAAATAAACTGACAAATCAGACCTAGTTCTTCTGGTTTGATATCGAAAAATTCTTCTGAAAACTGAATAAATTCCTTAAAAAGCACATGCGTTAAAACACTTTTGCTTTCCAGATAATTTGTCCATTGCATGAACTCCAACCAAAGTTTTTTGGATGCACTATCGCTGTTAATTTTCTTTATGGTTTCTCTAACATCTTTTCTATCAACACTAACATACTTTAAAACGGCATCAAAAAGGTCTATTAATTCATTAGTAAAGTCATATAACTTTTTTGCTACGATGTCCTTAAAAAAGTCTGGTACTGAAAAAATCCAACGCATTATGGAATTCCTGTTCTTTTCAAAATTTAAAAGAAGGGCTTCAACAAACGCTTCTTTTACTTCAATTTCGTAAACAATCCGTTCTAAATCATTAGAAATAGCATTTTCAACAATGTTTCCGGTCTTTAAAAATTCGAAAAAAATATGTTCTGCATGATAACTGTTCGAAATAAATTCTGCGGGGTTTTCTACGCCCTTTTCTTCTGGATCGGGAAGTTGATTTCGTTTTAAATAATCTTCAATTTGAGTCAAACTTTTTTGTACCAATTCCTCTTTCCAATATCTCTTTGAAACAGAAGGTATTTCTATAGCTAATGCATCAATGCTTAGTGTGCTGTTTTTTACATCGTATTTATTAAACAGGACTTCTAGCTTCGGATAAAATTCTTTTTCTAACAACTCACTTAACTGACCTTGCAGTTCTTTCCCAAAATCC includes:
- a CDS encoding contractile injection system tape measure protein, yielding MHLIQQHIFDIQCSSQDFGKELQGQLSELLEKEFYPKLEVLFNKYDVKNSTLSIDALAIEIPSVSKRYWKEELVQKSLTQIEDYLKRNQLPDPEEKGVENPAEFISNSYHAEHIFFEFLKTGNIVENAISNDLERIVYEIEVKEAFVEALLLNFEKNRNSIMRWIFSVPDFFKDIVAKKLYDFTNELIDLFDAVLKYVSVDRKDVRETIKKINSDSASKKLWLEFMQWTNYLESKSVLTHVLFKEFIQFSEEFFDIKPEELGLICQFILEDKYSTPQTKDFFEKIIAHSNTGSTGYKSAFKKLEEDILENNALINKVKKEVDLGDNHYIKNAGLILLHPFIKGLLNQLNLCSYEGNWTNRMDQHKAILLTQYLVTGEERMQESDLVLNKILCGFSVEEVVNVKLKITTEEKEKCKSLLEAVNEHWKAMNKSSVEALQETFLQREAKLELVNDGDYNLWVDEKGYDILLEQLPWTIGMVKTPWMENYLICNWKY